A genomic segment from Pseudomonas mendocina encodes:
- a CDS encoding TRAP transporter large permease subunit, with product MIIAIFVFSLLGAMAIGVPISYALILCALAMMYHLDLFDAQIVAQGLVNGADSFPLMAVPFFMLAGELMNAGGLSKRIVNMAVALVGHIKGGLGYVTILAACVLASLSGSAAADAAALAALLVPMMVKVGHDRATSAGLVAASGIIAPVLPPSIGLILFGVAANVSITKLFLAGIAPGLMMGLSLCVAWYLVSNRETLITRPRAPLKEILKAFYEGVWALLLPVIILVGLRAGIFTPTEAGVVAAVYALFVSLAIYRELTWKSMYQVLLSSVLTTSMVMFLVASAMVAAWMITVADLPSSVVEVLEPLMDSPRLLMLLIVAIIVVIGMAMDMSPIILILAPVMMPVAVEAGIDPVYFGVIFVMTCAIGLITPPVGLVLNVVAGVSKIDFLATARGVLPFLLAELVIIGLLLLFPQLLLVPAQWLY from the coding sequence ATCATCATCGCGATTTTCGTATTTTCCCTGCTGGGCGCCATGGCGATTGGCGTACCGATTTCCTATGCGCTGATCCTCTGTGCACTGGCCATGATGTATCACCTGGACCTGTTCGATGCGCAGATCGTCGCCCAGGGGCTGGTCAACGGAGCGGACAGCTTTCCACTGATGGCTGTGCCCTTCTTCATGCTGGCTGGCGAGCTGATGAACGCCGGCGGCCTGTCCAAACGCATCGTCAACATGGCTGTGGCGCTGGTCGGGCACATCAAGGGTGGCCTCGGTTACGTGACCATCCTGGCGGCCTGTGTGCTGGCCAGCCTGTCCGGTTCGGCTGCCGCCGATGCGGCTGCGCTGGCCGCGCTGCTGGTGCCGATGATGGTCAAGGTCGGACATGACCGCGCCACTTCGGCCGGCCTGGTAGCCGCTTCGGGGATCATCGCACCGGTGTTGCCGCCGTCCATCGGCCTGATCCTGTTCGGCGTGGCCGCCAACGTCTCGATCACCAAGCTGTTCCTGGCCGGTATCGCGCCGGGTCTGATGATGGGGCTGTCGCTGTGCGTCGCCTGGTACCTGGTCTCGAATCGCGAAACCCTGATCACCCGCCCGCGCGCGCCGCTGAAGGAGATCCTCAAGGCCTTCTATGAAGGCGTATGGGCGCTGCTGCTGCCGGTGATCATTCTGGTCGGGCTGCGTGCCGGCATCTTCACCCCGACCGAGGCCGGTGTGGTGGCAGCTGTGTATGCGCTGTTCGTATCGCTGGCGATCTATCGCGAGCTGACCTGGAAGAGCATGTACCAGGTGCTGCTGTCCTCGGTGCTGACCACCTCGATGGTGATGTTCCTGGTGGCCTCGGCGATGGTCGCGGCCTGGATGATCACGGTCGCCGACCTGCCGAGCTCGGTGGTCGAGGTGCTGGAGCCGCTGATGGACAGCCCGCGCCTGCTGATGCTGCTGATCGTGGCGATCATCGTGGTGATCGGCATGGCCATGGACATGTCGCCGATCATCCTGATCCTGGCGCCGGTGATGATGCCGGTTGCGGTCGAGGCGGGCATCGATCCGGTGTACTTCGGCGTGATCTTCGTCATGACCTGCGCCATCGGCCTCATCACCCCGCCAGTCGGCCTGGTGCTGAACGTGGTGGCCGGCGTTTCCAAGATCGACTTCCTGGCCACGGCGCGCGGCGTGTTGCCGTTCCTGCTGGCAGAGCTGGTGATCATCGGCCTGCTGCTGCTGTTCCCGCAGCTACTGCTGGTCCCTGCGCAGTGGCTGTACTGA
- a CDS encoding methyl-accepting chemotaxis protein, with amino-acid sequence MLLRKMKIGWRAATSFAVLGLLVLLLGWITLAQMSRMDDMSDAVEAKWFPSVLALDEMNLSAARIRALTLRIHITQDTQSRSTDLASLDQAKSDLIRVEQTYVQFIDSPEEQMAYDAFRSSLERYLASQGEVMEAILAGNDAQVRQLVGGTLSETADALTAAMRALMQLNKTGAEKASAQSEDAYVSAKYIVQAAVAVAVLLTIILALLFTRSVVIPLGKAVGLAEDIAGGDLSQDVSDDGHDEPAQLLAALATMRRSLRDTIQQIADSSSQLASASEELHAVTEDSTRGLHQQNNEIEQAATAVNQMTAAVEEVARNAVSTSEASRETDHTARQGRNQVGQTVESIGLLTQDISTTSEEVRRLADNVRNIGQVVTVIRAIAEQTNLLALNAAIEAARAGEQGRGFAVVADEVRALAHRTQQSTGEVEQMIELIQRETEQAVQAMDTSMQRAGSTLDLAQSAGQALEEITQSISAINERNLVIASASEQQAQVAREVDRNLVNIRDLSLQSSAGADQTTAASQELSQLAIGLNHLVTRFRL; translated from the coding sequence ATGTTATTGAGAAAGATGAAAATCGGTTGGCGCGCGGCGACAAGCTTTGCCGTATTGGGGCTACTGGTATTGCTTCTGGGCTGGATCACCCTGGCGCAAATGTCGCGCATGGACGACATGTCCGACGCGGTCGAAGCCAAATGGTTTCCTTCCGTGCTGGCCCTGGATGAAATGAACCTGAGCGCCGCCCGAATCCGTGCGCTCACCTTGCGCATTCACATCACCCAGGATACGCAGAGCCGCAGCACCGACCTGGCCTCTTTGGATCAGGCCAAGAGCGACCTGATACGTGTCGAACAAACCTATGTGCAGTTCATCGACTCCCCTGAGGAGCAGATGGCCTACGATGCGTTCCGCAGTAGCCTGGAACGCTACCTGGCCAGCCAGGGCGAAGTGATGGAGGCGATTCTGGCCGGCAACGATGCCCAGGTCAGGCAACTGGTCGGTGGCACACTGAGCGAGACGGCCGATGCACTGACCGCAGCGATGCGGGCACTGATGCAGCTCAACAAGACCGGTGCAGAAAAAGCCTCGGCGCAGAGTGAAGACGCGTATGTGAGCGCCAAGTACATCGTGCAGGCCGCCGTCGCCGTGGCCGTACTGCTCACGATCATCCTCGCCCTGCTGTTCACTCGCAGCGTCGTCATTCCCCTGGGCAAAGCTGTTGGCCTGGCCGAGGACATTGCAGGCGGCGACCTCAGCCAGGACGTCAGCGACGATGGCCACGACGAGCCTGCGCAACTGCTGGCGGCACTCGCCACCATGCGGCGTAGCCTGCGCGACACCATCCAGCAGATCGCCGACTCGTCCAGCCAACTGGCTTCTGCCTCCGAAGAACTGCATGCCGTGACCGAGGACAGTACACGCGGCCTGCACCAGCAGAACAACGAGATCGAACAGGCCGCCACCGCAGTCAACCAGATGACCGCCGCGGTGGAAGAAGTCGCGCGCAACGCCGTCAGCACATCCGAGGCATCGCGCGAGACCGACCATACCGCCCGCCAAGGCCGGAATCAGGTGGGGCAAACGGTGGAATCAATCGGCCTGCTGACGCAAGACATCTCCACCACCAGCGAAGAGGTCCGCCGCTTGGCCGACAATGTGCGCAACATTGGGCAGGTGGTAACCGTTATCCGCGCCATTGCCGAACAAACCAACCTGCTGGCGCTCAACGCCGCCATCGAGGCCGCGCGGGCCGGCGAGCAGGGCCGTGGCTTCGCCGTAGTGGCCGACGAAGTACGCGCGCTTGCCCACCGCACCCAACAATCGACCGGCGAGGTCGAGCAGATGATCGAGCTGATTCAGAGAGAGACCGAACAGGCCGTGCAGGCGATGGATACCAGCATGCAGCGTGCTGGCTCGACGCTCGACCTGGCTCAGTCCGCCGGACAAGCGCTGGAAGAAATCACCCAGTCCATCAGCGCGATCAACGAACGCAATCTGGTGATCGCCAGCGCCTCGGAGCAACAGGCGCAGGTGGCTCG
- a CDS encoding UxaA family hydrolase, with protein MQLITNSPTVVILSDQDSVAVARRALARGSRVESLGLEAQDDIPAGHKIARRAIAAGEAVLKYGQVIGLASQAIAAGAHVHTHNVSMPESHTNSTLPPPIARTPVLPPEQRRRFMGYRRPDGRVGTRNYIGILSTVNCSATVSRAVAAHFNGSELLKRYNIDGVVALTHGSGCAINTESEGFKFLERSIWGYACNPNIAGALVIGLGCETNQISSLMKRYNISEGPNFRVFNIQNAGGTRASIQRAIEQVTDMLEAIGRLERTSESVEHIMVGMQCGGSDGYSGITANPALGYAADLLARNGGTAILSETPEIYGAEHLLIARAISHEVAQKLLDRLSWWEHYTQINGAELNNNPSPGNKAGGLTTILEKSLGAAAKGGTSSLNGVYEWGEPITERGFVFMDSPGYDPVSVTGQVASGANMICFTTGRGSVSGFKPAPCIKLATNTEMYRKLEEDMDINCGGIVDGELSIAEAGQKIFDILIEIASGEPSKSELYNYGDNEFVPWQVGAVT; from the coding sequence ATGCAACTCATCACCAATAGCCCGACCGTGGTTATCCTCAGCGATCAAGATTCCGTGGCCGTCGCACGCCGCGCCCTGGCTCGCGGCAGTCGTGTCGAGAGCCTTGGCCTGGAGGCCCAGGACGACATCCCCGCCGGGCACAAGATTGCCCGCCGCGCCATCGCCGCCGGCGAAGCCGTGCTCAAGTACGGTCAGGTCATCGGCCTGGCCAGCCAGGCCATCGCCGCCGGCGCCCACGTACATACCCACAACGTGTCGATGCCGGAAAGCCACACCAACAGCACGCTGCCGCCCCCTATCGCTCGCACCCCGGTACTGCCGCCGGAGCAGCGTCGCCGCTTCATGGGCTACCGCCGCCCGGATGGCCGCGTCGGCACGCGCAACTACATCGGCATCCTGTCCACGGTGAACTGCTCGGCAACCGTGTCGCGCGCAGTCGCTGCGCACTTCAACGGCTCGGAGTTGCTCAAGCGCTACAACATCGACGGCGTGGTGGCGCTGACGCATGGCAGCGGCTGTGCGATCAATACCGAATCGGAGGGCTTCAAGTTTCTCGAGCGCAGCATCTGGGGCTACGCCTGCAACCCGAATATCGCCGGCGCCCTGGTGATCGGCCTGGGTTGCGAGACCAACCAGATTTCCTCGCTGATGAAGCGCTACAACATCAGCGAAGGGCCGAACTTCCGCGTTTTCAATATCCAGAACGCCGGCGGCACCCGCGCCAGCATCCAGCGCGCCATCGAGCAGGTGACCGACATGCTGGAAGCCATCGGCCGCCTGGAGCGCACCTCGGAGAGCGTCGAACACATCATGGTCGGCATGCAGTGCGGCGGTTCCGACGGCTACTCGGGCATCACGGCCAACCCGGCGCTCGGCTACGCCGCCGACCTGTTGGCCCGCAACGGCGGCACTGCGATCCTAAGCGAAACCCCGGAAATCTATGGCGCCGAGCACCTGCTGATCGCCCGCGCAATCAGTCATGAGGTCGCGCAGAAACTGCTCGACCGCCTGAGCTGGTGGGAGCACTACACGCAGATCAACGGCGCCGAGCTGAACAACAACCCCTCGCCCGGCAACAAGGCCGGCGGCCTGACCACCATTCTGGAGAAATCCCTGGGCGCTGCGGCCAAGGGTGGTACCAGCTCGCTCAACGGCGTGTATGAGTGGGGTGAACCGATCACCGAGCGCGGCTTCGTGTTCATGGACAGCCCCGGCTACGACCCGGTCTCGGTCACTGGCCAGGTAGCCTCCGGTGCCAACATGATCTGCTTCACCACCGGGCGTGGCTCGGTGTCCGGCTTCAAGCCCGCACCGTGCATCAAGCTGGCGACCAACACCGAGATGTATCGCAAGCTGGAAGAGGACATGGACATCAACTGCGGTGGCATCGTCGATGGCGAGCTGAGCATCGCCGAAGCCGGGCAGAAGATCTTCGACATCCTCATCGAAATCGCCTCGGGCGAGCCGTCCAAGAGCGAGCTGTACAACTACGGTGACAACGAGTTCGTACCCTGGCAGGTGGGCGCGGTGACCTGA
- a CDS encoding AraC family transcriptional regulator — translation MHTITNACFQIMAKAFSSDGCRFGRHLSGLDQMLAEGGPVRVIQVYRLLETLVSESGDVDIGLRAYQHFHPSVLGVKSYVLMSSPTLAQALQRLADYHPMTSDGSHMFLERYADRLELVGVENSTVAQRAPRAFIDAGAALVLAIVHWLAPFQKPMPQRLELTYPEPQDTRQLHRLFGENLCFSARRNCMTFGLEAGAIELPTAAAALHTLHVEYAQAQMSEQVDGSLEARVRRILAEQLSQGVSPGLSDVADLLGMSRRSLQHGLVRDEANFTLLLDQARQRQAASFLRNTTRSLKYISAQLGFRDQSSFHKACVRWFGISPNQYRLMHGDGGATS, via the coding sequence ATGCATACGATTACAAATGCCTGCTTTCAGATCATGGCCAAGGCATTTTCAAGCGACGGCTGCCGTTTCGGCAGGCATCTTTCAGGGTTGGATCAGATGCTTGCCGAGGGTGGGCCGGTACGGGTCATACAGGTCTACCGGCTGCTGGAGACCTTGGTCAGTGAAAGCGGTGATGTGGATATCGGCCTGCGCGCCTATCAGCACTTTCATCCGAGCGTGCTTGGTGTGAAAAGCTATGTCCTGATGTCCAGCCCAACGCTGGCCCAGGCGTTGCAGCGCCTGGCTGACTATCACCCGATGACCAGCGATGGCTCGCACATGTTTCTGGAGCGCTATGCCGACCGCCTCGAGTTGGTGGGCGTGGAGAACTCTACCGTTGCCCAGCGTGCGCCACGTGCGTTCATCGACGCAGGGGCCGCGTTGGTCTTGGCCATCGTGCATTGGCTCGCGCCCTTTCAGAAGCCGATGCCGCAGCGGCTTGAACTGACCTATCCGGAGCCGCAGGACACCCGACAGTTGCACCGACTGTTCGGTGAAAATCTGTGCTTTTCCGCGCGGCGCAATTGCATGACATTCGGCCTGGAGGCCGGCGCGATCGAATTGCCCACCGCTGCCGCCGCGTTGCATACGTTGCACGTTGAATACGCCCAGGCGCAAATGAGCGAACAGGTAGATGGTTCGTTGGAAGCGCGGGTGCGGCGCATACTCGCGGAGCAACTGAGCCAGGGTGTCAGCCCTGGCCTGAGCGACGTGGCCGACCTGCTCGGCATGAGTCGGCGCAGCCTGCAACATGGCCTGGTTCGTGACGAGGCCAACTTCACCTTGCTGCTCGACCAGGCGCGTCAACGACAGGCCGCGAGCTTTCTGCGCAACACCACGCGCAGCCTCAAGTACATTTCGGCGCAACTGGGCTTTCGCGATCAGAGCAGTTTCCACAAGGCCTGCGTACGCTGGTTCGGTATTTCACCCAATCAGTACCGATTGATGCATGGTGATGGCGGAGCGACTTCCTGA
- a CDS encoding fumarylacetoacetate hydrolase family protein, giving the protein MKLLRYGPPGQEKPALVAADGSLRDLSLHVLDISPRVLDPKALGELRALDPASLPKVEDGVRIGTPIANIGKLICVGLNYADHAKESNLPVPSEPVLFMKATSAICGPNDAVIIPRGSEKTDWEVELGIVIGRKAQYVEREQALEHVAGYCIVNDVSERAYQLERGGTWDKGKGCDTFAPIGPWLVTPDEIADLRNLDMHLSVNGETRQNGNTRTMIFSIDEIVSYISQFMTLNPGDVICTGTPPGVGAGMKPPQFLKPGDRMRLSISGLGEQCQDVVAWSR; this is encoded by the coding sequence ATGAAACTGCTGCGTTACGGCCCACCGGGCCAGGAAAAACCAGCTTTGGTCGCGGCCGATGGCAGCCTGCGCGATCTGTCGTTGCACGTGCTCGACATCAGCCCGCGGGTGCTCGACCCCAAGGCGCTCGGCGAACTGCGCGCGCTCGATCCAGCTAGCCTGCCGAAGGTCGAGGACGGCGTGCGCATCGGTACGCCCATCGCCAATATCGGCAAGCTGATCTGCGTTGGGCTGAACTACGCCGACCACGCCAAGGAATCCAACCTGCCGGTGCCCAGTGAGCCGGTGCTGTTCATGAAGGCGACCAGCGCCATCTGTGGCCCCAACGACGCCGTGATCATTCCGCGTGGCTCGGAAAAGACCGACTGGGAAGTGGAGCTGGGCATCGTCATCGGGCGCAAGGCGCAGTACGTCGAGCGTGAGCAGGCGTTGGAGCATGTCGCCGGCTACTGCATCGTCAATGATGTGTCCGAGCGTGCCTATCAGCTCGAAAGGGGCGGCACCTGGGACAAGGGCAAGGGCTGCGACACCTTCGCGCCCATCGGTCCCTGGCTGGTGACGCCTGACGAAATCGCCGACCTGCGCAATCTCGATATGCACCTGAGCGTGAATGGCGAGACCCGGCAGAACGGCAACACCCGCACGATGATCTTCTCCATCGACGAGATCGTCAGCTACATCAGCCAGTTCATGACGCTCAACCCGGGCGACGTGATCTGCACCGGTACGCCACCGGGCGTGGGCGCGGGCATGAAGCCGCCGCAATTTCTCAAGCCCGGTGACCGCATGCGTTTGAGCATTAGTGGGCTTGGTGAGCAGTGCCAGGACGTGGTGGCCTGGAGTCGCTAG
- a CDS encoding GntR family transcriptional regulator, whose protein sequence is MMKKHLNDQLFEIIATSIKSKRLKAGTLLLEGPLAELFGVSRSPVRQALVNLHQAGLICTFDGRGYLVGAEPGEVLRRKLEAADFQLATDEAQAPRKTESWKAVYDQIERDLLHQSLFGTYRINELELSRHYGISRTVSSQVLTRLSLMGLVERDERSRWQLGQWDEERLGELYEVRRRLEPYVLMRAAEFLEAEQLEGYIARLHQAMALYPDMDSRQFDDLESDLHIETLGRCPNRQMLQILRRTHSLLLSGKHILLDKSYFPDEEPFFREHLSIFENLQAGRPDLAAQSMEAHLVIAERKVKQRLAQFREQNVIQAVPYLERIEA, encoded by the coding sequence ATGATGAAAAAGCACCTCAACGATCAGCTATTCGAAATCATCGCGACGAGCATCAAGAGCAAGCGACTGAAAGCCGGCACCTTGTTGCTGGAGGGACCCTTGGCGGAGCTGTTCGGCGTCAGCCGGTCACCCGTGCGCCAGGCGCTGGTCAATCTGCACCAGGCCGGTTTGATCTGCACCTTCGATGGCCGTGGGTATCTGGTCGGTGCCGAGCCTGGCGAGGTGCTGCGGCGCAAGCTGGAGGCCGCCGACTTCCAACTGGCAACGGATGAGGCGCAAGCCCCGCGCAAGACCGAAAGCTGGAAGGCGGTCTATGACCAGATCGAGCGCGACCTGCTGCATCAGTCGCTGTTCGGCACCTACCGCATCAATGAGCTGGAGTTGTCACGCCATTACGGCATCAGCCGCACGGTCTCCAGCCAGGTGCTCACACGCCTGTCGTTGATGGGCCTGGTCGAGCGCGACGAGCGCTCGCGCTGGCAGCTCGGCCAGTGGGACGAGGAGCGTCTCGGCGAGCTGTACGAAGTGCGCCGCCGCCTGGAGCCGTATGTGTTGATGAGGGCTGCGGAATTCCTGGAGGCCGAGCAACTGGAAGGCTATATCGCGCGCCTGCATCAGGCGATGGCGCTGTACCCTGACATGGACAGTCGCCAGTTCGATGACCTGGAAAGCGATTTGCACATCGAGACCCTGGGCCGCTGCCCCAACCGGCAGATGCTGCAGATTCTGCGTCGTACCCATTCGCTGTTGCTCTCGGGTAAGCACATCCTGCTCGACAAGAGCTACTTCCCGGATGAGGAACCCTTCTTTCGCGAGCACCTGAGCATTTTCGAGAATCTGCAGGCTGGTCGCCCTGATCTGGCAGCGCAGAGCATGGAGGCGCACCTGGTGATCGCCGAGCGCAAGGTCAAGCAACGCCTGGCGCAATTCCGCGAGCAGAACGTCATCCAGGCCGTGCCTTATCTGGAGCGGATCGAGGCTTAG
- a CDS encoding EAL domain-containing protein yields the protein MNTQEPYLRSATNDPLNDLQRAHMFYDELQRGRFHLAFQPVVATNEPGRVLYRESLLRHDGDGLGFNPFPLLERLHVIRPLDHRVIGRVMVLLRDNPSLTLGCNISALSTVLDADWDQMLDYLTADRSLAGRLIIEITESAVPPSTRGAVDLVHRLRHAGCRVAVDDFGSGFGTLAFIQQSQPDIIKIDQSYIQRARDSATGEKTLKYLLELCKTLAPCVIVEGIETSTDLQLAASQGSTWVQGYFFGRPTCELEHLQGSSRITN from the coding sequence ATGAACACTCAAGAGCCATACCTACGCTCTGCTACCAACGACCCACTGAACGACCTGCAGCGCGCGCATATGTTCTATGACGAACTGCAGCGCGGACGCTTTCACCTGGCGTTCCAGCCTGTCGTTGCCACGAATGAACCGGGGCGGGTGCTCTATCGCGAAAGCCTGCTGCGCCATGACGGCGACGGCCTTGGCTTCAATCCCTTTCCACTGCTGGAACGTCTGCACGTCATACGCCCACTGGATCACCGGGTGATCGGCAGGGTGATGGTGCTGTTGCGAGACAACCCGAGCCTGACCCTGGGCTGCAATATTTCCGCACTCAGCACCGTACTGGATGCGGACTGGGACCAGATGCTCGACTACCTGACGGCCGACCGCAGCCTGGCCGGACGCCTGATCATCGAAATCACCGAGAGCGCCGTACCGCCAAGTACCCGCGGCGCGGTGGATCTGGTCCACCGCCTGCGCCATGCCGGCTGCCGGGTCGCTGTCGATGACTTCGGCTCGGGCTTCGGCACCCTGGCATTCATCCAGCAAAGCCAGCCAGACATCATCAAGATCGACCAGAGCTATATACAGCGCGCGCGCGATAGTGCCACCGGTGAAAAAACCCTCAAATATCTGCTCGAACTGTGCAAGACCCTAGCGCCCTGCGTAATCGTCGAAGGCATCGAAACTTCCACCGACCTGCAATTGGCCGCCAGCCAGGGAAGTACCTGGGTGCAAGGTTATTTCTTCGGGCGACCAACCTGTGAACTTGAGCATCTTCAAGGTTCCTCGCGAATAACCAACTAG
- a CDS encoding TRAP transporter substrate-binding protein, protein MKFIPKALTALLCSSAMLLSAAVHAEEINRHNFKIAFVQAKDHPHGLGAQKFAEIIKEKSGGKMKVMVFASGTLGGDAQVISSVQGGTVDMTLVTPGLLSGIEKGFALYGLPFLFQDTEEVDAVLDGPAGQNLLTTLEPHGIIGLGYWDHGFRHVTNSKHPVEKVEDLKGLKLRLQQIPTAIESFRALGASVVPLSFTELYTAMETRTVDGQENPLAAIETSKFYEVQKYLSLTGHFYDPLVAIFSKRTWDKLNETERELVRSASLEAQAYERKVSREMAVSSREALAKHGMQINEVAPAEIERMREQVRPTVEKLVAEYGPELMAEMNAEIAKVRNAQ, encoded by the coding sequence ATGAAATTCATCCCCAAAGCGCTGACTGCACTGCTGTGCTCATCCGCGATGCTGCTGTCGGCGGCGGTGCACGCCGAGGAAATCAACCGTCACAACTTCAAGATCGCCTTCGTGCAGGCCAAGGACCACCCGCATGGCTTGGGCGCGCAGAAGTTCGCCGAGATCATCAAGGAAAAGAGCGGCGGCAAGATGAAGGTGATGGTGTTCGCCAGCGGCACCCTGGGTGGTGATGCTCAGGTGATTTCCTCTGTACAGGGCGGCACGGTCGACATGACGCTGGTCACCCCGGGCCTGCTGTCCGGCATCGAGAAGGGCTTTGCCCTGTATGGCCTGCCGTTCCTGTTCCAGGACACCGAAGAAGTCGATGCGGTGCTCGATGGTCCGGCCGGGCAGAACCTGCTCACCACCCTGGAGCCGCACGGCATCATCGGTCTGGGCTACTGGGACCATGGCTTCCGCCACGTCACCAACAGCAAGCATCCGGTCGAGAAGGTCGAGGACCTCAAGGGCCTGAAACTGCGCCTGCAGCAGATCCCTACCGCCATCGAGTCTTTCCGCGCGCTGGGCGCCAGCGTGGTACCGCTGTCGTTCACCGAGCTGTACACCGCGATGGAAACCCGCACCGTGGATGGCCAGGAAAACCCGCTGGCGGCGATCGAGACCTCGAAGTTCTACGAAGTGCAGAAGTACCTGTCGCTGACCGGCCACTTCTACGATCCGCTGGTGGCGATCTTCAGCAAGCGCACCTGGGACAAGCTCAACGAGACCGAGCGTGAGTTGGTACGCAGCGCCTCGCTGGAGGCCCAGGCATACGAGCGCAAGGTGTCCCGCGAGATGGCCGTGAGTTCGCGCGAAGCGCTGGCCAAGCACGGCATGCAGATCAACGAGGTCGCTCCGGCGGAGATCGAGCGCATGCGTGAGCAGGTGCGTCCCACCGTCGAGAAGCTGGTGGCCGAGTATGGCCCTGAGCTGATGGCCGAAATGAATGCCGAGATCGCCAAGGTCCGCAACGCCCAGTAA
- a CDS encoding TRAP transporter small permease: protein MHKLIEGYFTLLKVLGIICLITMVVLVFGNVVLRYAFNDSILVSEEVSRWAFVWLTFLGAVILLRERGHMGVDLALRALPSWGERGCLILSQLLMLACSGLFFWGSWQQVQINWSMPSPVTGWSMGLFYGTGVFFGLSACAIHIYEIARLAMGGEIHRPEIATEIHQ, encoded by the coding sequence ATGCATAAGCTCATCGAGGGTTACTTCACCCTGCTCAAGGTGCTCGGAATCATCTGCCTGATCACCATGGTGGTGCTGGTATTCGGCAACGTCGTGCTGCGCTACGCCTTTAACGACAGCATCCTGGTGTCCGAGGAAGTCTCGCGCTGGGCCTTCGTCTGGCTGACTTTTCTGGGCGCGGTGATCCTGCTGCGCGAACGTGGCCACATGGGCGTCGATCTGGCCCTGCGAGCCCTGCCGAGCTGGGGCGAGAGAGGCTGCCTGATCCTTTCGCAGTTGCTGATGCTGGCCTGTTCGGGGTTGTTCTTCTGGGGCAGCTGGCAGCAGGTGCAGATCAACTGGAGCATGCCGTCGCCGGTCACCGGCTGGTCGATGGGCCTGTTCTACGGCACGGGCGTGTTCTTCGGTTTGTCGGCCTGCGCCATTCACATCTACGAGATCGCGCGGTTGGCCATGGGCGGTGAAATCCATCGTCCGGAAATCGCCACCGAGATTCATCAGTAA
- a CDS encoding NAD(P)-dependent oxidoreductase — MTAINVGFIGLGLMGHAMAANIQKRGFALGVMAHRNRQPVEDLVSKGAREYANAAELTRAVDVVLLCLPGSAEVSRILAGDTGILAGLRPGQIVVDCSTGDPNRTAELAAQVTAGGGHYLDTPVNRTPKDAQAGRLNVLAGGDAEVLDKVRPVLECFSETIHHLGPLGSGHKAKVIHNFISQGNATILAEAFCTAAKNGIDLAAFAEICSMSGGYSRTFERIIPYVLHGDDSGQQFALANCEKDMRYYTELTKLTPTTGIVSDAVYQTFMLAKVLGHGDKYVPRLFDVLGEINGVRVSARQEDKV; from the coding sequence ATGACCGCTATCAATGTCGGTTTCATCGGCCTCGGATTGATGGGCCACGCCATGGCCGCCAACATCCAGAAACGGGGTTTCGCCCTGGGGGTGATGGCGCACCGCAACCGCCAGCCAGTCGAAGACCTGGTCAGCAAGGGCGCCCGTGAATATGCCAATGCCGCCGAGCTGACCCGCGCCGTCGATGTAGTGCTGCTGTGCCTGCCCGGCAGTGCCGAAGTCAGCCGCATTCTGGCTGGCGATACCGGCATCCTCGCTGGCCTGCGCCCTGGACAGATCGTCGTCGACTGCAGCACGGGCGACCCGAATCGCACCGCCGAGCTGGCTGCCCAGGTGACCGCTGGCGGTGGGCATTACCTCGACACACCGGTCAATCGCACGCCCAAGGACGCCCAGGCCGGGCGCCTCAACGTGCTCGCCGGAGGCGATGCCGAGGTGCTCGACAAAGTGCGTCCGGTGCTCGAGTGCTTCTCCGAGACCATCCATCACCTCGGCCCGCTGGGCTCGGGCCACAAGGCCAAGGTGATCCACAACTTCATCTCTCAGGGCAACGCCACCATCCTCGCCGAGGCGTTCTGCACGGCGGCGAAGAATGGCATCGACCTGGCCGCATTCGCCGAGATCTGCAGCATGAGCGGCGGCTACAGCCGCACCTTCGAGCGGATCATCCCCTACGTCCTGCACGGCGATGACTCCGGGCAGCAGTTCGCCCTGGCCAACTGCGAGAAGGACATGCGCTATTACACCGAGCTGACCAAGCTGACGCCGACCACCGGCATCGTTTCCGACGCGGTGTACCAGACCTTCATGCTGGCCAAGGTGCTCGGCCACGGCGACAAGTACGTGCCGCGCCTGTTCGACGTGCTGGGCGAAATCAATGGTGTACGGGTCAGCGCCCGTCAGGAGGACAAGGTATGA